In the Paramisgurnus dabryanus chromosome 5, PD_genome_1.1, whole genome shotgun sequence genome, one interval contains:
- the gstt2 gene encoding glutathione S-transferase theta-2 — protein sequence MAGGKAVKVYLDLLSQPCRAVFIFLKNNKIPHTVDYVALRKGEQRSPAFTKLNPMQKVPVMDDNGFVLTESDAILKYLATTYNVPDHWYPREPVRRARVDEYTAWHHMNTRLHAAKVFIYEVLLPAMTGQPTDAGKVDKALAELEETLDKLENMFLKRQAFLCGDDISLADLLAVCELMQPLGGGRDILKDRPKLQSWKSRVQSALSGSFDEAHSILYRLRDKSKAKL from the exons ATGGCTGGCGGAAAGGCAGTGAAAGTTTACCTGGATTTACTGTCGCAGCCATGCAGAGCTGTATTCATTTtcctgaaaaacaacaaaatacctCACACGGTGGACTACGTGGCGTTGCGAAAAG GTGAACAGAGAAGTCCTGCTTTCACCAAACTGAACCCAATGCAAAAAGTCCCTGTGATGGATGACAATGGATTTGTGCTCACTGAGAG TGATGCGATATTGAAGTATCTGGCAACAACCTACAATGTTCCCGATCACTGGTACCCAAGGGAGCCAGTGAGGAGAGCAAGAGTGGATGAATACACAGCCTGGCATCACATGAACACACGCCTGCACGCTGCCAAAGTCTTCATCTATGAG GTGTTATTGCCAGCTATGACAGGACAGCCAACAGATGCTGGGAAGGTTGACAAGGCACTGGCAGAACTGGAGGAGACATTAGACAAGCTGGAAAACATGTTTCTTAAGAGACAGGCTTTCCTTTGTGGTGATGACATCTCATTGGCTGATTTGTTAGCAGTTTGTGAGCTCATGCAG CCTCTGGGCGGCGGCAgggacattttaaaggacagACCCAAACTTCAAAGCTGGAAAAGCCGGGTACAGTCTGCACTTTCGGGCTCTTTTGATGAAGCTCACAGCATTCTGTACCGATTAAGAGACAAGTCCAAAGCCAAACTGTGA